In Planctomycetia bacterium, the genomic window CCACCGCGACCATAGAGTTCTTGCCAGACTGGAATGTTCAAAGCGGCGGCGATGATCAAAAGCCAGGTGATACGTTTCATGGGAATGACTGCCTGTGTGTTGTGAATGATGTCGCGCTGCCGAGCTCGGCTCTACCTACGGACGACCCGCACTTCGTCGACGTTCGGCAAGAGTTCGCCCCCTGCCGTGCGCTCGACCGTTTGCCAAGTGAACGAATCGGCATCGACCGGCTTCATCACGTTCACCGCCGAAGCCTTCCGGCCGTCAGCGAGCACCCCTTTGTTGCGAATGAACCAACGATCTTCCTTAAAGGTCCAAGCGGCTTCCGCAAAGCCGCCGTCGGAGTCGAAGGTCCACGAGCGGATCGACTTCGTCGACGCATCCCAACCGATGATCTGCATGCCCGACAGGTCGATCCGATCTCCGACCTTGATCGAATACGACCGCGTCAGAAAATTCCGATTCTTCGTCCAACTACACACCGTCTCGATGCTCGCATTTTCATCGTCATCCTCCCAAGTGCCGACCATCCATTCGAGCACCTTCAGTTGCTCGTAGTGCGAAGGGGCTTCTTCTTCCTCGTCATTGTCGGTCACCCGATCCAGCAGCCAGCGGCCGTCGCGCTTGATGTAAACGGCCGTGTACTTCACTTCCTCGGGACCGTTCTTCGGCGAAAGAAACTTCGCCGTCCCGTACTCGATGGCCGCGTTCGGCGAGAGCAATCGGATGGAGTCCGTAGCGACATCGAGCTTCAAATCCGGCGACTCTTTGAAGATCGCCGCGAACTGTTCCGCGATCGCCGGACGACCGACGACTTCTTCGCCAGTCAGCCGATTCGTGTAGACCGCTTCCGGCGACCAGAGGTCGGCCAAGGCCTGGGCGTCGCGTTTACCGAACGCCTGCACATACACTTCGACCGTTTTGCGAATGGCGGCTTCATCCCCCTCGGGCGGAACCGGCTCTTGCCCGTCGACGCGAGTTGCGCTCGAACTCAGGAGTAGAAGCAAGCAGACAAAGACACGTTTCATTTCGGAAACTCCTGATTCAGAGAACAGGCGTTTGATTGCTAAATGTTGCAACAACCCTGGAAAGACTTCGCCACATGCGCAGCGGCGGGATGAAATGAGAACCTACGAGTGCCGGCGACGGACGTCATTTTGCCGCCGCCGTGCGATAGATCAAGAAGATTCTCGCGCGATTAAAACTCGACGTGATAGCGTTCGGTCATCTTGCGCCGAATGGCCGCCGTTTCGTCGTCGATCATCCGCATGATGTCGACATGCTCGAGATTCGCGGCGGACGCTTCCATCCGCCCCTGAATGCGAGCGGTGCTCTCCGCGGATCGGCCGTAGTAGTAATTGCCGGAGGTGTAAGTATTTCGTTCGTTGGCCGAGGCGCGAATCGAAGCTCCGCGCTGCTTGCCGGCAGTAATGCGCAGCGATTTCGCGACGCCCTGCGAATAGTCAAGCAACTCCGGGTCGACGTCGAGCAGCGGCAATTCGTCGATCTTGCGCGCTTGCCGATCGATCCACGTGCCGAAGGCGCCGGCTTTGAAGTTCAACGTCGGGAAGCGGATCTCGGTGATCAAGGCACTGACCTTCGCGAAGTGTTGTCGCGACTTCTGAGCTATCGCGCTCGTCTGTTTCGTGGACTGCGATGAGGTGTCGGGAGAACTCGCTAAGGGCTCGGCGGCGGGCAACGCCGGTTCGACGACGCTCAGGACCCGGCTCAATCCGACGGGTGTCAGGTTGCCGCCAAAAAACGCGGTGTGACCTTGGATGTCCAACGTC contains:
- a CDS encoding SgcJ/EcaC family oxidoreductase yields the protein MKRVFVCLLLLLSSSATRVDGQEPVPPEGDEAAIRKTVEVYVQAFGKRDAQALADLWSPEAVYTNRLTGEEVVGRPAIAEQFAAIFKESPDLKLDVATDSIRLLSPNAAIEYGTAKFLSPKNGPEEVKYTAVYIKRDGRWLLDRVTDNDEEEEAPSHYEQLKVLEWMVGTWEDDDENASIETVCSWTKNRNFLTRSYSIKVGDRIDLSGMQIIGWDASTKSIRSWTFDSDGGFAEAAWTFKEDRWFIRNKGVLADGRKASAVNVMKPVDADSFTWQTVERTAGGELLPNVDEVRVVRR